The following proteins are encoded in a genomic region of Labilithrix sp.:
- a CDS encoding Uma2 family endonuclease, which produces MTTHSEDMTTLSYSVPRVRAGWELPEEQMPQSELHVEVIDLLSAILRYWAARSGARIVRDLAVRWIEERPNVGVDPDLAVLVPSPPDEMLTSLRTWQPGHAPPLLAIEVVSDANPRKDYEIAPEKYAASGTQELVVFDPLLVGPKTHGGPILLQVWRRDARDRFTRVYSGGGPVRSHALDAYLVVTNDGRRLRVAKDAAATDFWLTGEEAASAAKEVERAAKEAALSAKEAALARVAELEAELARRR; this is translated from the coding sequence ATGACCACTCACTCGGAAGACATGACGACGCTCAGCTACTCGGTCCCTCGCGTCCGCGCGGGCTGGGAGCTCCCCGAGGAACAGATGCCGCAATCCGAGCTGCACGTGGAGGTCATCGACTTGCTCTCTGCCATCTTGAGGTACTGGGCGGCGCGGAGCGGCGCGCGGATCGTCCGCGATCTCGCGGTGCGATGGATCGAGGAGCGCCCCAACGTCGGCGTGGACCCCGATCTCGCGGTGCTCGTCCCGTCGCCGCCGGACGAGATGCTGACGAGCCTCCGCACCTGGCAGCCGGGCCACGCGCCGCCGCTCCTCGCGATCGAGGTCGTGAGCGACGCGAACCCGAGGAAGGACTACGAGATCGCGCCGGAGAAGTACGCGGCGAGCGGCACGCAGGAGCTCGTGGTCTTCGATCCGTTGCTCGTCGGCCCGAAGACGCACGGCGGTCCGATCTTGCTCCAGGTCTGGCGCCGCGACGCGAGGGATCGCTTCACGCGCGTCTACAGCGGCGGGGGCCCCGTCCGCTCCCACGCGCTCGACGCGTACCTCGTCGTCACCAACGACGGCCGCCGCCTCCGCGTCGCGAAGGACGCGGCCGCGACGGACTTCTGGCTCACCGGCGAGGAGGCCGCGAGCGCGGCGAAGGAGGTGGAACGCGCCGCGAAGGAAGCCGCGCTCAGCGCGAAGGAAGCCGCGCTCGCGCGCGTCGCGGAGCTCGAGGCCGAGCTCGCGCGCCGGCGGTGA
- a CDS encoding acyl-CoA dehydrogenase family protein, which translates to MIDFELTEEQRALIDIARRFAREKIIPVAPECDRKSEFPRDVFAEAWKIGLVNPTLPAEYGGPGLSDLDSVLVTEELAYGCSGIQTSITANTLGLTPIKLAGSEEQKKKYLGWLMSEPTHVSYATTEPGAGSDVAGMQCRAVKQADGSYVLTGTKAWITNANLASFYVIFATEDPDLKHKGIGAFIVHRDQKGLSVGKHEDKLGQRASDTAQVMLDGVVVPPAQVLAAPGHGFKLAMETFNQTRPDIGGIACGIMKRAIDESVAYAKERKTFGKPISEHQLVAAMIAEMAIRYNATRLLVHKAAWSLDKGIRDPLTSACAKAYGADAAMQTATDAVQVFGGNGYVKEYPVEKLMRDAKILQIYEGTAQVQRIVIAKQLFS; encoded by the coding sequence ATGATCGATTTCGAGCTCACCGAAGAGCAGCGCGCCCTCATCGACATCGCCCGCCGCTTCGCGCGGGAGAAGATCATCCCCGTCGCGCCCGAGTGCGACCGGAAGTCGGAGTTCCCGCGCGACGTCTTCGCGGAGGCCTGGAAGATCGGCCTCGTGAACCCCACCCTCCCCGCCGAATACGGCGGCCCCGGCCTCTCCGATCTCGACTCCGTCCTCGTCACCGAGGAGCTCGCCTACGGCTGCAGCGGCATCCAGACGAGCATCACCGCGAACACGCTCGGCCTCACCCCGATCAAGCTCGCGGGCTCGGAGGAGCAGAAGAAGAAGTACCTCGGCTGGCTGATGAGCGAGCCCACCCACGTCTCGTACGCGACGACGGAGCCGGGCGCGGGGAGCGACGTCGCCGGCATGCAGTGCCGCGCGGTGAAGCAGGCCGACGGGAGCTACGTCCTCACCGGCACGAAGGCGTGGATCACGAACGCGAACCTCGCCTCGTTCTACGTCATCTTCGCGACCGAGGACCCGGACCTGAAGCACAAGGGGATCGGCGCGTTCATCGTCCACCGCGATCAGAAGGGCCTCAGCGTCGGCAAACACGAGGACAAGCTCGGCCAGCGCGCGAGCGACACCGCGCAGGTGATGCTCGACGGCGTCGTCGTCCCGCCGGCGCAGGTGCTCGCCGCGCCGGGCCACGGCTTCAAGCTCGCGATGGAGACGTTCAACCAGACGCGTCCCGACATCGGCGGCATCGCGTGCGGGATCATGAAGCGCGCGATCGACGAGTCCGTCGCCTACGCGAAGGAGCGGAAGACGTTCGGCAAGCCGATCAGCGAGCACCAGCTCGTCGCGGCGATGATCGCGGAGATGGCGATCCGCTACAACGCGACGCGCCTCCTCGTGCACAAGGCGGCGTGGTCGCTCGACAAGGGGATCCGCGATCCGCTCACGAGCGCGTGCGCGAAGGCCTACGGCGCCGACGCCGCGATGCAGACCGCGACCGACGCGGTGCAGGTCTTCGGCGGCAACGGCTACGTGAAGGAGTACCCGGTCGAGAAGCTGATGCGCGACGCGAAGATCCTCCAGATCTACGAGGGCACCGCGCAGGTGCAGCGCATCGTCATCGCGAAGCAGCTCTTCTCGTAG
- a CDS encoding sodium:proton exchanger encodes MGGASHGKTGLGRALDLLGLFAVFAVLWVSSKLAPGTGGDAALVATLGFLLLAGTLLAELLEVVGLPHLTGYLAAGILAGPHVLHLIDHATVDRLGPVNTLALSLISLAGGAELRMASLRAVFRTLVSATFFQTFLGITLAGGAFFAVSPLIGFTKDLATGAVAGASLLWGVLSISRSPSAALGVLAQTRASGSLARYTLAFVMSSNVVGVVSLAAAITVARSLVDPGVSFSTQAFGVLGHEILGSVALGTTLGLVLAIYLRLIGRQLLVVLVMLGFGMTEILSYLHYDALLTFMVAGFVVQNLSKQGDKLLQAIEQAGAVVYVVFFASAGAHLNIPLLRALWPVALALTVSRSIVSFVAARTASWVAKDDAVLKRWAWAPLVSQAGFALGIAQIAAREFPSFGRGFADLAIATIAINEVIGPILFKVALDRAGETKAPAPALEEAEEAA; translated from the coding sequence GTGGGCGGCGCGAGCCATGGCAAGACCGGCCTCGGCCGCGCGCTCGATCTCCTCGGGCTGTTCGCGGTCTTCGCGGTGCTGTGGGTCTCTTCGAAGCTCGCGCCCGGCACCGGCGGCGACGCCGCGCTCGTCGCCACGCTCGGCTTCCTCCTGCTCGCCGGCACGCTCCTCGCGGAGCTCCTCGAGGTCGTGGGCCTCCCTCACCTCACCGGCTACCTCGCCGCCGGCATCCTCGCCGGGCCGCACGTCCTTCACCTGATCGATCACGCCACCGTCGACCGGCTCGGACCGGTGAACACGCTCGCGCTCTCGCTCATCTCGCTCGCCGGCGGCGCCGAGCTCCGGATGGCGAGCCTCCGCGCCGTGTTCCGCACCCTCGTCTCGGCGACGTTCTTCCAGACCTTCCTCGGGATCACCCTCGCCGGCGGCGCCTTCTTCGCGGTGAGCCCGCTCATCGGGTTCACGAAGGACCTCGCGACCGGCGCGGTCGCCGGCGCGTCGCTGCTCTGGGGGGTCCTCTCGATCTCGCGCAGCCCCTCCGCCGCGCTCGGCGTGCTCGCGCAGACGCGCGCGTCCGGATCGCTCGCGCGGTACACCCTCGCCTTCGTGATGTCCTCGAACGTCGTCGGCGTCGTGTCGCTCGCGGCCGCGATCACCGTCGCGCGCTCCCTCGTCGACCCGGGCGTCTCGTTCTCGACCCAGGCGTTCGGCGTGCTCGGGCACGAGATCCTCGGCAGCGTCGCGCTCGGCACCACCCTCGGCCTCGTCCTCGCGATCTACCTCCGCCTCATCGGCCGCCAGCTCCTCGTCGTCCTCGTCATGCTCGGCTTCGGCATGACCGAGATCCTGAGCTACCTCCACTACGACGCGCTCCTCACGTTCATGGTCGCGGGGTTCGTCGTGCAGAACCTCTCGAAGCAGGGCGACAAGCTGCTCCAGGCGATCGAGCAGGCCGGCGCCGTCGTCTACGTCGTGTTCTTCGCGAGCGCGGGGGCGCACCTCAACATCCCGCTCCTCCGCGCGCTCTGGCCCGTCGCGCTCGCGCTCACGGTGTCGCGATCGATCGTCTCGTTCGTCGCCGCCCGCACCGCGAGCTGGGTCGCGAAGGACGACGCGGTCCTCAAGCGCTGGGCGTGGGCGCCGCTCGTCTCGCAGGCCGGCTTCGCGCTCGGCATCGCGCAGATCGCGGCGCGTGAGTTCCCCTCCTTCGGGCGCGGGTTCGCCGACCTCGCGATCGCGACGATCGCGATCAACGAGGTCATCGGCCCGATCCTCTTCAAGGTGGCGCTCGATCGCGCGGGCGAGACGAAGGCGCCGGCGCCCGCGCTCGAGGAGGCCGAAGAAGCGGCGTGA
- a CDS encoding CcmD family protein has product MTTQEAPKPEDRAEVYTATAETGEQYNGYTLMVEAYAAIWLIVMGWLVLLWRQQASLTARVTGLEAAIDRAEKKMRGPKGAPPKKDEA; this is encoded by the coding sequence GTGACGACGCAAGAAGCGCCGAAGCCCGAAGACCGGGCCGAGGTCTACACCGCGACGGCCGAGACCGGCGAGCAGTACAACGGCTACACGCTGATGGTCGAGGCCTACGCCGCGATCTGGCTCATCGTCATGGGGTGGCTCGTCCTGCTCTGGCGGCAGCAGGCGTCGCTGACCGCGCGCGTGACCGGCCTCGAGGCCGCGATCGACCGGGCGGAGAAGAAGATGCGCGGGCCGAAGGGGGCCCCGCCCAAGAAGGACGAGGCCTGA
- the ccsA gene encoding cytochrome c biogenesis protein CcsA, producing the protein MLASIYWIFLRAPIEATMGIVQKIFYFHVPGIIAMYIGAGACFFGSIGYLLKPRAGWDALARAGAELAIVMGLTMLVTGPLWGAKAWGTYWTWDPRLTTALLSWLIYVAYAVLRSFSGDGASERKFAAALGILGGANLPIIHYSVKKWGGQHPTVVTGNGGGLAHADMRIAFALAMFAFMFFAATLLYARVRLELARARLVRAEEDATDLGLDDRTET; encoded by the coding sequence ATGCTCGCGTCGATCTACTGGATCTTCCTCCGCGCCCCGATCGAAGCGACGATGGGGATCGTCCAGAAGATCTTCTACTTCCACGTCCCCGGCATCATCGCGATGTACATCGGCGCGGGCGCCTGCTTCTTCGGCTCGATCGGCTACCTGCTGAAGCCGCGCGCGGGCTGGGACGCGCTCGCGCGGGCCGGCGCCGAGCTCGCGATCGTGATGGGCCTCACGATGCTCGTCACGGGGCCGCTCTGGGGCGCGAAGGCGTGGGGGACGTACTGGACGTGGGACCCGCGCCTCACCACCGCGCTCCTCTCCTGGCTCATCTACGTCGCCTACGCGGTGCTGCGCTCGTTCTCGGGCGACGGCGCGAGCGAGCGGAAGTTCGCGGCCGCGCTCGGCATCCTCGGCGGCGCGAACCTGCCGATCATCCACTACAGCGTGAAGAAATGGGGCGGCCAGCACCCCACCGTGGTCACCGGAAACGGCGGCGGTCTCGCGCACGCCGACATGCGGATCGCCTTCGCGCTCGCGATGTTCGCGTTCATGTTCTTCGCCGCGACGCTGCTCTACGCACGCGTCCGCCTCGAGCTCGCCCGCGCGCGGCTCGTGCGCGCGGAGGAGGACGCGACGGACCTCGGCCTCGACGACCGAACGGAGACATGA
- a CDS encoding DnaJ domain-containing protein has translation MDTEALRQWLNALDSISYYELFGVEAKTPYDDLRRAFHVFAESFHPDAHRWRHPNEQAAIGRIYRRGMEAWRVLSDVTLRARYDEALKNGILRPENLIVEADGPPSMGRRPAGPAAADSKAPLVDKIRSPGARPFVMRAEELLKKGDPKQAKIQLVMAMHMDRGNAALEAFGKQLDEAIAAKAEADKKSWNK, from the coding sequence TTGGACACCGAGGCGCTGCGTCAGTGGCTGAACGCCCTCGACTCGATCTCGTACTATGAGCTCTTCGGCGTCGAGGCAAAGACGCCGTACGACGATCTCCGGCGCGCGTTCCATGTCTTCGCGGAGTCGTTCCATCCCGACGCCCATCGCTGGCGGCACCCGAACGAGCAAGCCGCGATCGGGCGGATCTACCGGCGGGGGATGGAGGCGTGGCGCGTGCTCTCCGACGTCACGCTCCGCGCGCGCTACGACGAGGCGCTCAAGAACGGCATCCTCCGCCCCGAGAACCTGATCGTCGAGGCCGACGGGCCGCCGTCGATGGGCCGCCGCCCCGCCGGCCCCGCCGCGGCGGACTCGAAGGCGCCGCTCGTCGACAAGATCCGATCGCCCGGCGCACGCCCGTTCGTCATGCGCGCGGAGGAGCTCCTGAAGAAGGGCGACCCGAAGCAGGCGAAGATCCAGCTCGTGATGGCGATGCACATGGACCGCGGGAACGCCGCGCTCGAGGCGTTCGGGAAGCAGCTCGACGAGGCGATCGCGGCGAAGGCCGAGGCCGACAAGAAGAGCTGGAACAAGTGA
- a CDS encoding Hsp70 family protein encodes MSVVGIDLGTTNTVVSAVRAGKVHVLADEKGARLLPSVVSFHPNGDVLVGAAAKARRVIDARNTVYSHKRLIGRSWGSPEIAQAKQRFPFELREGPGQGPLVHARGQDYTLPEISAFVLKRTRQIAEAALGTPVERAVITVPAHFNELQRASTKVAGRVSGLEVLRILNEPTAAALAYGLGRSGNERVAVYDFGGGTFDCTLLDLNGNVFEVLATAGDSFLGGDDVDQLIADRMADAYLKMYRQDVRSDPQAYERLKTTAEEIKIVLSTAETHTVVLKELAHGTGGSSINFTFTMTRRDLEAAMTPLVDRTFKVTQDALSLARLSPTSFDKVILVGGSTRAPLVRKRVEAFFGSQPMDRVNPDEVVAIGAAIQAAALTEGQRRRSIPAPPGRKVDKQEFTQTSELDPAMLKPAFASEPPAFGFASTVGSHAPPGGAAFGFASTIGSEAPPVTPAQAQRRTNPGIAPAPNRPPSEAFADDPSLQSMPDLKAPSPFEWSGPQTSPNTTPDPATLTGVAPPAAASPFASHVPDYNRIDEPPSVFATSTGRMPPHLARGAKPGSQPPPSSRRMPAAKPSAPPAPPPPPADVPGFGEIGDLSLISTTGVSAPDPGFGQIGDLSLVSTTGASAQTETNALSEIAAARMKVLSGELAEDIPTEVGKLSPAALGATLASPGAASPAKKPAGPGSTVQLEPEANPAAAKDDSLLDRADLPAVVAKAKPARKPGQQTVPQLAGKAPPLIAPQPFGPMEKIADEPASNPRTAALQAPQPGAPPATHRIPPGARQAPPQISKTSQGKIPAATATPQTSPMPQTSPMPAPMPARSAQPPPREPPPMLQPPGPPPAPPVPQAKPARQSTELSGSANQPQQPAPPPLPRQQPPPMPQAPPPFAAAPPPNQPFSAPPPNQAFSGPPPNQAFSAPPPNQAFSGPPPNQAFSAPPPNQQFGGFGSGAPPQPQQPFGPGFGSGAPGPYQQPSQPPTFGGFGSAPPSNAPPGGQLFGNFQSAPPADAAIPLDYSSNAFEQQVAVPPPGAPPQIEYSSPVLVDVTPRGLVVETAGGYTDVIIPRNSKIPCERTRRFATGRDMQTSVRVRVAQGEGTMFTENTYLGEVELSGLRPAPRGAVTVAVTFEVDADGTLKIRARDVETGQEARATLQLIGVADESSVVMMINRFANQQVSG; translated from the coding sequence GTGAGCGTCGTCGGCATCGACCTCGGGACGACCAACACGGTCGTGTCCGCGGTCCGCGCGGGAAAGGTCCATGTTCTCGCGGACGAGAAGGGAGCCCGGCTTCTCCCGAGCGTCGTCTCTTTCCATCCGAACGGCGACGTCCTCGTCGGCGCGGCCGCCAAGGCGCGCCGCGTCATCGACGCCAGGAACACGGTCTACAGCCACAAGCGCCTCATCGGCCGCTCGTGGGGAAGCCCCGAGATCGCGCAGGCGAAGCAGCGGTTCCCGTTCGAGCTCCGCGAGGGCCCGGGCCAGGGCCCGCTCGTCCACGCGCGCGGGCAGGACTACACCCTGCCCGAGATCAGCGCGTTCGTCCTCAAGCGCACGCGGCAGATCGCGGAGGCCGCCCTCGGCACGCCGGTCGAGCGCGCGGTCATCACCGTCCCCGCGCACTTCAACGAGCTTCAGCGCGCGTCGACCAAGGTGGCCGGCCGCGTCTCCGGCCTCGAGGTCCTCCGCATCCTCAACGAGCCGACCGCGGCCGCGCTCGCGTACGGCCTCGGCCGCAGCGGCAACGAGCGCGTCGCGGTCTACGACTTCGGCGGCGGCACCTTCGACTGCACGCTGCTCGATCTCAACGGCAACGTCTTCGAGGTCCTCGCCACCGCCGGCGACTCGTTCCTCGGCGGCGACGACGTCGATCAGCTCATCGCCGACCGCATGGCAGACGCGTACCTCAAGATGTACCGCCAGGACGTCCGGTCCGATCCGCAGGCGTACGAGCGGCTGAAGACGACGGCGGAGGAGATCAAGATCGTCCTCTCCACCGCGGAGACGCACACCGTCGTGCTGAAGGAGCTCGCGCACGGCACGGGCGGGTCTTCGATCAACTTCACCTTCACGATGACGCGGCGGGACCTCGAGGCGGCGATGACGCCGCTCGTCGATCGGACCTTCAAGGTGACGCAAGACGCGCTCTCGCTCGCGCGCCTCTCGCCGACGTCGTTCGACAAGGTCATCCTCGTCGGCGGCTCCACCCGCGCGCCGCTCGTGCGCAAGCGCGTCGAGGCGTTCTTCGGCTCGCAGCCGATGGACCGCGTGAACCCGGACGAGGTCGTCGCGATCGGCGCCGCGATCCAGGCCGCCGCGCTGACGGAGGGCCAGCGCCGCCGCAGCATCCCCGCGCCGCCGGGGCGGAAGGTCGACAAGCAGGAGTTCACGCAGACGAGCGAGCTCGACCCCGCGATGCTGAAGCCCGCGTTCGCGAGCGAGCCGCCCGCGTTCGGGTTCGCCTCGACGGTGGGGTCGCACGCGCCGCCCGGCGGCGCCGCCTTCGGGTTCGCGTCGACGATCGGCTCCGAGGCGCCGCCGGTCACGCCGGCGCAGGCGCAGCGGCGCACGAACCCCGGCATCGCGCCGGCGCCGAACCGCCCGCCCTCGGAGGCGTTCGCGGACGATCCGTCGCTCCAGTCGATGCCCGACCTGAAGGCGCCCTCCCCCTTCGAGTGGAGCGGGCCGCAGACCTCGCCGAACACGACGCCGGATCCGGCGACGTTGACCGGCGTGGCGCCGCCGGCAGCAGCGTCGCCGTTCGCGAGCCACGTCCCCGACTACAACCGCATCGACGAGCCGCCGTCCGTGTTCGCGACGTCGACGGGCCGGATGCCGCCGCACCTCGCGCGCGGCGCCAAGCCGGGATCGCAGCCGCCGCCGTCGTCGCGCCGCATGCCGGCGGCGAAGCCCTCCGCGCCGCCCGCGCCGCCGCCCCCGCCCGCGGACGTCCCCGGTTTCGGCGAAATCGGCGATCTCTCGCTCATCTCGACGACGGGCGTGTCGGCACCGGATCCGGGCTTCGGGCAGATCGGCGACCTCTCCCTCGTCTCGACGACGGGCGCGTCGGCGCAGACCGAGACGAACGCGCTCAGCGAGATCGCCGCCGCGCGGATGAAGGTGCTCTCGGGCGAGCTCGCGGAGGACATCCCGACCGAGGTCGGCAAGCTCTCCCCCGCCGCGCTCGGCGCGACGCTCGCGAGCCCCGGCGCCGCGTCCCCCGCGAAGAAGCCCGCCGGCCCCGGCAGCACCGTGCAGCTCGAGCCGGAGGCGAACCCGGCCGCGGCGAAGGACGACTCGCTCCTCGATCGGGCGGACCTCCCCGCCGTCGTCGCGAAGGCGAAGCCCGCGCGCAAGCCCGGCCAGCAGACGGTCCCCCAGCTCGCGGGGAAGGCCCCGCCGCTCATCGCGCCGCAGCCGTTCGGGCCGATGGAGAAGATCGCGGACGAGCCGGCGTCGAACCCGCGGACCGCGGCGCTCCAGGCGCCGCAGCCGGGCGCGCCGCCCGCGACCCACCGCATCCCGCCCGGCGCGAGGCAGGCGCCGCCGCAGATCTCGAAGACGAGCCAGGGGAAGATCCCCGCCGCGACGGCCACGCCGCAGACCTCGCCGATGCCGCAGACCTCGCCGATGCCGGCGCCGATGCCGGCGCGCTCGGCCCAGCCGCCGCCGCGGGAGCCGCCGCCGATGCTCCAGCCGCCGGGGCCGCCGCCCGCGCCCCCGGTCCCGCAAGCGAAGCCCGCGCGCCAGTCGACCGAGCTCTCCGGCTCCGCGAACCAGCCCCAACAGCCGGCGCCCCCGCCGCTCCCGCGCCAGCAGCCGCCGCCGATGCCGCAGGCTCCTCCGCCCTTCGCCGCCGCACCTCCGCCGAATCAGCCTTTTTCCGCGCCTCCGCCGAATCAGGCCTTTTCTGGGCCTCCGCCGAATCAGGCCTTTTCCGCGCCTCCGCCGAATCAGGCCTTTTCTGGGCCTCCGCCGAATCAGGCCTTTTCCGCGCCTCCGCCGAATCAGCAGTTCGGGGGCTTCGGCTCGGGCGCGCCTCCGCAGCCCCAGCAGCCGTTCGGGCCGGGCTTCGGCTCCGGGGCGCCGGGTCCGTACCAGCAGCCCTCGCAGCCGCCGACGTTCGGCGGCTTCGGCTCCGCGCCTCCGTCGAACGCGCCGCCGGGCGGGCAGCTCTTCGGCAACTTCCAGTCGGCGCCGCCGGCCGACGCCGCGATCCCCCTCGACTACTCGAGCAACGCGTTCGAGCAGCAGGTCGCGGTCCCGCCGCCGGGCGCGCCCCCGCAGATCGAGTACAGCTCCCCCGTCCTCGTCGACGTGACGCCGCGCGGCCTCGTCGTCGAGACGGCCGGCGGGTACACCGACGTCATCATCCCCCGCAACTCGAAGATCCCGTGCGAGCGCACGCGCCGCTTCGCGACCGGCCGCGACATGCAGACGAGCGTCCGCGTCCGCGTCGCGCAGGGCGAAGGCACGATGTTCACGGAGAACACGTACCTCGGCGAGGTCGAGCTCTCCGGGCTCCGCCCCGCCCCCCGCGGCGCCGTCACCGTCGCGGTCACGTTCGAGGTCGACGCGGACGGCACGCTGAAGATCCGCGCGCGCGACGTGGAGACGGGCCAGGAGGCCCGCGCCACGCTCCAGCTCATCGGCGTCGCGGACGAGTCCTCCGTCGTCATGATGATCAACCGCTTCGCGAATCAACAGGTGAGCGGCTAG
- a CDS encoding cAMP/cGMP-dependent 3',5'-cyclic-AMP/GMP phosphodiesterase, with the protein MGPKTVGAWRALPRGGYYVTTSAGAIQVGMPPETIKDVMELKLSVPIAYVLPRELFDRRRGLSVAEFEFPAYYSFFLLKRRCRLVVPNLDVERRVRSIFQESLFGPSTGPLASEYADGFPESHRPDFEKESNYFRTVPGKGRLNVDDLVEFVVADPNGVAIIEGPVSLTLGQDMITVHDGGRDVASVGATVSLPPRAVTNSQLPPPSFLPPTFGVTVLGASHGFDPSGKTTGFLLWIGGRAILVDPPTDSTDYLRMRGVAPKTIDGVILTHCHADHDAGTFQKLLEESRINLYTTPHILGSFLRKYSALSGLSEDLLRRTFSFYPVRIGEPVHVRGGELWFKYTLHSIPTIGVDAFYGNRSISISGDTLYDPERITKMYEDGVFTKQRYEALVAFPEHHSAILHEAGIPPLHTPTSALAALPPEVKKRLYLVHIASKDVPADEGLVAAKEGLEHTIRVEPSSTPRFSEAIELLDNLAMVDFLRDLPLARARSLLQVARRMAIPAGEKIVTQGTKGDSFYIIVHGTVEIVRDKQPINRYRAGDYFGEMAILLDQPRSADAVSITDVDLIAIDRHDFLSVLRGSEMLTRLERLVRVRDEGAWELFGKNAVLGSLTSAQKTQLQTYLVPTHADDEQVLWRAGEVPTSAYLVDDAIVTMRGPAGDLKPFATGAFVGEVDALRSGAPAPSTARVTRTGKLFSITKQDLATFFEDNPGVYLSFLGARFIE; encoded by the coding sequence ATGGGCCCCAAGACCGTGGGGGCGTGGCGCGCGCTGCCGCGCGGTGGCTACTACGTGACGACCTCGGCCGGAGCGATCCAGGTCGGGATGCCGCCCGAGACGATCAAGGACGTGATGGAGCTCAAGCTCTCCGTCCCGATCGCGTACGTCCTCCCGCGCGAGCTCTTCGATCGCCGCCGCGGCCTCTCCGTCGCCGAGTTCGAGTTCCCTGCATATTACAGCTTCTTCCTCCTCAAGCGCCGCTGCCGCCTCGTCGTCCCGAACCTCGACGTCGAGCGCCGCGTCCGCTCGATCTTCCAGGAGTCGCTCTTCGGCCCCTCCACCGGGCCGCTCGCGAGCGAATACGCGGACGGCTTCCCCGAGTCGCACCGGCCGGACTTCGAGAAGGAGAGCAACTACTTCCGCACCGTCCCCGGCAAGGGCCGCCTGAACGTCGACGACCTCGTCGAGTTCGTCGTCGCGGACCCGAACGGCGTCGCGATCATCGAGGGCCCCGTCTCCCTCACGCTCGGCCAGGACATGATCACGGTGCACGACGGCGGGCGCGACGTCGCGTCGGTCGGCGCGACGGTGTCGCTCCCGCCGCGCGCGGTCACGAACTCGCAGCTGCCGCCGCCGTCGTTCCTCCCGCCGACCTTCGGCGTCACCGTCCTCGGCGCGAGCCACGGCTTCGATCCGTCGGGCAAGACGACCGGCTTCCTCCTCTGGATCGGCGGCCGCGCGATCCTCGTCGACCCGCCGACCGACTCGACCGACTACCTCCGCATGCGCGGGGTCGCGCCGAAGACGATCGACGGCGTCATCCTCACGCACTGCCACGCCGACCACGACGCGGGGACGTTCCAGAAGCTCCTCGAGGAGTCGCGGATCAACCTCTACACGACGCCGCACATCCTCGGCTCGTTCCTCCGCAAGTACTCGGCGCTCTCGGGGCTCTCGGAGGACCTCCTCCGGCGCACGTTCTCGTTTTACCCCGTGCGCATCGGCGAGCCCGTCCACGTGCGCGGCGGCGAGCTCTGGTTCAAGTACACCCTCCACTCCATCCCGACGATCGGCGTCGACGCGTTCTACGGGAACCGCTCGATCTCCATCTCCGGCGACACGCTCTACGACCCCGAGCGCATCACGAAGATGTACGAGGACGGCGTCTTCACGAAGCAGCGCTACGAGGCCCTCGTCGCGTTCCCGGAGCACCACAGCGCGATCCTGCACGAGGCCGGCATCCCGCCGCTCCACACCCCGACGAGCGCGCTCGCGGCGCTGCCGCCGGAGGTGAAGAAGCGCCTCTACCTCGTGCACATCGCGTCGAAGGACGTCCCCGCCGACGAGGGGCTCGTCGCGGCGAAGGAGGGCCTCGAGCACACGATCCGCGTCGAGCCCTCGAGCACGCCGCGCTTCAGCGAGGCGATCGAGCTGCTCGACAACCTCGCGATGGTCGACTTCCTCCGCGACCTCCCGCTCGCGCGCGCTCGCTCGCTGCTCCAGGTCGCGCGCCGGATGGCGATCCCGGCCGGGGAGAAGATCGTCACCCAGGGGACGAAGGGCGACAGCTTCTACATCATCGTCCACGGCACGGTGGAGATCGTGCGCGACAAGCAGCCGATCAACCGCTACCGCGCCGGCGACTACTTCGGCGAGATGGCGATCCTCCTCGATCAGCCGCGCTCCGCCGACGCGGTCTCGATCACCGACGTCGACCTCATCGCGATCGATCGGCACGACTTCCTCTCCGTCCTCCGCGGGAGCGAGATGCTCACCCGCCTCGAGCGCCTCGTCCGGGTGCGGGACGAGGGCGCGTGGGAGCTCTTCGGCAAGAACGCGGTCCTCGGCTCGCTCACGTCCGCGCAGAAGACGCAGCTCCAGACCTACCTCGTCCCGACCCACGCCGACGACGAGCAGGTGCTCTGGCGCGCGGGGGAGGTCCCGACCTCCGCGTACCTCGTCGACGACGCGATCGTCACGATGCGCGGACCGGCCGGCGACCTCAAGCCGTTCGCGACGGGCGCCTTCGTCGGCGAGGTCGACGCGCTCCGCAGCGGCGCGCCGGCCCCGAGCACGGCGCGCGTCACGCGCACCGGCAAGCTCTTCTCGATCACGAAGCAGGACCTCGCGACCTTCTTCGAGGACAACCCGGGCGTCTACCTGTCGTTCCTCGGCGCCCGCTTCATCGAGTGA